One window of the Fusobacterium animalis 7_1 genome contains the following:
- a CDS encoding phosphatidate cytidylyltransferase — MFKWNRVLVALIGVPLLLFIYAGESFFRINLYGLPMLIFTNLVIGIGTYEFYKMIKISGKEVYDKFGIIVAITIPNLVYLSNQSHYSYLEQELIAVVLIVATIFMLTYRVFRNQIKGTLEKVSYTLLGIIYVSVFFSQIINLYFLGAVFPLILQVLVWVSDTSAGIVGVTIGRKFFKNGFTEISPKKSVEGALGSIIFTGLAFVLIVVLYIERINGATIGEIFLSFIMGAIISVVAQIGDLIESLFKRECGVKDSGTILMGHGGILDRFDSMILVLPFVTMVLYFFHLYISYQYGI; from the coding sequence ATGTTTAAATGGAATAGAGTTTTAGTTGCATTGATAGGAGTTCCATTATTACTATTTATTTATGCAGGTGAGAGCTTTTTCAGAATAAATCTTTATGGATTACCTATGCTAATTTTTACAAATCTAGTTATTGGTATAGGAACTTATGAATTTTATAAGATGATAAAAATATCAGGGAAAGAAGTTTATGATAAATTTGGAATAATTGTTGCCATAACAATACCAAATTTAGTATATCTTAGCAATCAAAGTCATTATAGTTATTTAGAGCAAGAATTAATTGCAGTTGTGTTAATAGTTGCAACTATTTTTATGTTAACATATAGAGTTTTTAGAAATCAAATAAAAGGGACTTTGGAGAAAGTATCTTATACTTTACTAGGAATAATATATGTATCTGTGTTTTTCTCACAAATAATAAATCTCTATTTTTTAGGAGCAGTATTTCCATTAATTCTTCAAGTTTTAGTTTGGGTGTCAGATACATCAGCTGGAATAGTTGGAGTTACAATAGGAAGAAAATTTTTTAAAAATGGCTTTACAGAAATAAGTCCAAAAAAGTCTGTTGAAGGAGCATTGGGTTCAATTATTTTTACAGGTTTAGCTTTTGTATTAATTGTTGTTTTGTATATTGAAAGAATTAATGGGGCAACAATAGGAGAAATATTTTTATCATTTATTATGGGAGCTATAATATCTGTTGTTGCTCAAATTGGAGATTTAATAGAATCATTGTTTAAAAGAGAATGTGGTGTAAAAGATTCTGGAACCATACTTATGGGACATGGTGGAATATTAGATAGATTTGATAGTATGATATTAGTTTTACCTTTTGTAACTATGGTGCTATATTTCTTTCATCTATATATAAGTTATCAATATGGAATTTAA